Within the Glycine max cultivar Williams 82 chromosome 12, Glycine_max_v4.0, whole genome shotgun sequence genome, the region taagttTCTCATGAATAacataagttttatttaaaaaataatgttgttgGGTCTTTTATAAAAGAAGGTATGGCGCCCACCAAACTCTTTGTCTCTCTCACTTTAGTTCTCAGTCTCTCACACTCACTCACCTCACGGTGCTACAACTCCCACTCTTTTTCTCGgcctctcactctcactctcctTGCCGAGCCATTAGTGGCGGAGAAGGAAGGGATCTGGATGGTGCTCACGGAAACTTTGGAGGACggtctttgttcttttcatttgtgacaagttttttgttgttgttttgcgGAATCCTTTCTCCTCGGGGGCGACAACATGAAAAGCATTGTGGCGCAGCTAAGGCACGACATCTGGCAGCAGTTCTTGTCTGGGTCATTATGAAGGAACCTCTCACAGAAGTTCACATGCCAGGCCTCGCTGGATCCGCGGTGGAACAACCAGCGCTTCAACATCGGTTGCCGATCCTCGCTCGATCTGATTTGTCGGAGCCTTGGCCCAGACTAGCTCGAGCTCACCATGACAGAGAACCTGGACCCCACCAGGCAACTCCTCTTCATGGCCTGCCACGATGACGCCAAGGGAGTCAGGGATTTGCTCAATGAAGGCTTGCGGCGAGATCTACATCCTTGGAAGAGGGTTTTCGGTGAATCTACGATTCTTAGAATCAGGTCAGTGTTGTGTGTGTTTTGAGTTTGGCTATGGCAGTGGAAGATAAGTGGTGCATGGTGATCGAAGGTCGTGGTTTCGCTGCTTGACATTTGGTGGAAATGCTAATCCATCACAATGACTACTACATTCGCATTGCCGATTTGGAAGCCAACATTGTTCTCGAGCCCATCGAATAGCTAGGGCTTCTTGGCGAGGCCCTACACTCTGGCCAGGCTCAATATATGCCACCTCTTACCTTGTTATCTTGGTCTTCCTTTCATTCTTTCTCGCATGGAACTTAAGAATGATAGATGATAGTAGTATGTATCTACAAGTGTGTGAGAACCGGTGTAACAttccatttttcgtaaataaattaaaaaaaggctttttagtaaaataaataaagttttagagaATGGTgaggttttataattaaataaataaagaaaaatagttgtaataaaataatagtttgaacatatatatatatatatatatatatatatatatatatatgatttattcatttgataggaaataaaatagagttcctttttataaaataataaaaataaataaatagagtaaataataagttgtaagtatcctaggtataaatagcgacatgttaggtcagtttttagaCTGACGATAGCTTTTGCgcctcctcttcctctcaatttcgttttcttttCTCCTCCTCTCAAAAACCTCTCACTTTCCCGCATACCACAAAACCTGTTTCAGAAAAACAACAATCTCGGAACCATTCactgttggatcgtcgtgaaatttagaCACCAGGTTTGAAActcaattccgagcattctcaccgctGGGAATTATGAAAAAATGTCAGAGTTGAGAGAaatacccttcgcattgtagccttttcttTTTCCGTAGAAACCCAAAACCGTCTCAGTAAAATTATGATTCCAgacttgttaaccgttggattgtcgtaaAAGTTGGATATGTAGTTCGAGATTCACCTTCACAcaccttcaccgttgggatttacgAGATAATATTCACTGAGAGAGAAAACAGAATCGCACGAAGTAGTACAAAATGGAGGCCTCAATCCCTTTTTCtttctgacgtttgggaaccctatcaAAGCAAtcggaggaaaaacttgaggaatctcaagAAACCGTTAGAGATACCGCTATTGTTGTCACAATGCAcatgtgagcccgcttagaggtaagggatgagtttatcgcacttggggttagaatgaacatgtgtagggatccttagaggattaagttgaggtttattttgggatgtttattgaattataattttttcctttacgattataaatataatattgatgTTCTAacgcgaattggttgataaaattgagtgttattggtgttttcacttttttatacctataatttggattaattgattttgatataattatgtgaaattatttgaggggttatACTCCCCAAgttgtgataaaccttttgtacaaattgttatattgagattgtgaaatggtgattcaaattgtgagtatgtaatAAATTGAAACtgtgatgaatggtgaaataaatgcgtattgagatgtgtgtattgagttgtgagctatgaactgtgcaatcacacaactgtaagaccctttaagggcgacgagtattgtggtGGGATCCACCGTGGGAACccaacgagttaaaatgattttgaaaacaattgagtagttatgTGTATTGcgtagttcataggtaaagtgtatatgattcagaAGGTGTGATAatgtgttaaattgagattataccattgtgattgagatcgagtgtgtgtgataaattgagtatgtatgtgattgagatatatatgtgcattgagatgttgtgtgcattgagttgtgaactatgaattgtactatcacacgactataagacccttttaAAGGAGacaagttaatgctaagaccctttaagggtgacgagttaatgcttaaagagcgacgagttaaaactattttgagaacaattgaggagtcgtgtgttttgtacaattcatagataaAGTCTGTGTgcaaaaatgttttctgggttggacctgaatcaggagggagaggccctgacagactcttcagagtgtaggccttggggataaatacacccggtttgagtgctcctttaggcctatgttgatcccatatggttggagcgtTCTCGCAAAACAACGTCACTctaactggtctccctatgattttacctagtgagagtgacctgacttgctagtgtgtggtttgtcttgtcatgtactcctaggcgcacgacgaggtttttcactgacatggtaccacattgcatataggattgagtcttagtgtagaTGTTgtataacgcttgtgtattgatcgatattgattgacttggtgatattgtgtttAGATGTGTtctgttgtgatgtgatgttgggcgacaaagtgatgaaatgaCGTGAGCTatatttaagtaagttttattttgtttatatgatatttatacctacttgttatcttgtttctctccattagttaggaatgtgataactcagttcctgtgtgttgtttgtgtttggatcctgtgatgatcttgaactttatgtttgggggagcagatgactaggtgaattgctttaaggaaccttgtgctgaaagacgttaggacacaatgctcttataggatgtgacattagggtatagatttctatattaattgtaagaAGTCTTAGATGACCTTGTTcgagtcgagatgactttattatttatttggacaagtttgaatatgatgtaaaagaaagtgaatgtgagccttttaccctgttgaaaggattttttttaaatgtattttatttttttaattaattatgattttcttttccttttattagtacatatatgtatggggtagagggtgtcacaatcgGGGCTTTATATGTTTATATGTTTATCCATCAATCTTGTTATTAGATCGATTGGGGTAGTTCTGAGAtgaatttggtttttttaaGCCTAATGATCATTATTTAGTGATGAAAGCCGAGAGTGAGGCATTGGTTACTAAATCTAATGGGACTAATGGGCTTCTAACATGTTGCATATGCCCCAGCAGCATTTTTGGGCCTGGTGATAGCCTGTTGGTGCCTTCCCTATTTGATGCTGCCAGAAAAGGGAAGTCTAAGGTACATGTTCTTCCTCATATTAATATAGATTTTAGTGTCTATATATGTAAAATGTAACTTCATTGTTTGAAATCATTGTTATACCTTGGAAGTTATTTAGAAACCTAAATATGGTCTATAGAAGGAATAAAATTTGTCCATTGTATTGCATAATATATGACTAAAAGGAAGCTTCATTTCTATTGGATATGCTTTTATGCTCTAAATCTCATGCCTTGCAGATAGGTGTAATGTCATATAAGTGAACCATTAGCTTGACTGGGTTTTATTAGCTTATTGATTGATGCTATGATGTGTTCAGTTTGTGCTAAAGGTTATATTTTATTGTGCATATGTGGAGTCTTGATAAATAACTAATTGAACACTAATGAAAATGTAATCTGGAAGTATTTATTAGCCTTAGGACCATCTTGATGAATGGGAAACTATCCACAAGTTGCACGAAGTTGGACTGAGACtaataagaaaaacattttgctTTATCACATTGGGAGGGATATGTACAAAAATTGTTGctaagaaatatttatatttaactacTTATTGGTAGAAAGTTTCTTCAACCTTTCTTTGTTtctattatttatgtttataaaatttctCTCTTGACCAGTTCATTATTGGTGATGGAAATAATGTTTATGATTTGACATATGTTGAAAATGTGGTTCATGCCCATATATGTGTTGATCGAGCTCTAGTTTCAAAAGGAccaatttcagaaaaagctACAGGAGAGGTACCACCGAAAGATTCTGTTATTACTTTGtatcttttgtttatttgtgtttgtaaatgaaaatttaaatgcatacatacaaggaagaagatgatgatataTTTGAAGGTTTGGACATGGCAGCTTCATTGTTGAATGGTTGTTGGTTCAACACAGGCGTATACTTGGGAAGATgtaaattattgattaaatgaTGACAATATGGTGAAGGGTAGATCTCTTCATTTGGGAAAAAGAGgaaacatgaaaaaatgtatgtTAGAAAAGACTTATTAGTGACCTAGTTTGTTAGACTAAGAATGAATTATTGCATTCTCCTACTAAAGgagggtaaaaaaaaaagtgattgatTTGCAAGTTAAGAAACATAGAAATTGCTATGGTATTTTCTTGCTAacattatttgttttgtaggcaTATTTCATAACAAATATGGAGCTTATGAAATTTTGGGAGTTCATGTTAGTGGTAGTGAAAGGTCTTGGATATGAATGGTAGGTTCTTACGTACTGTTAGCCATTATATATTAACCAAGGATTCAAAACACCCATAAATTTCatgcaaaaatttgaaagttttcttttttttattgataattaataatttataggaAATACCAATTTGAatctcataaaaataaatttcattctcGGCTAGTGGCTATTATTTGTTATCTATTTTATGCATAATAATGGCTTCTTCTTTATGTAAATTAGAATATTGGCTTCctattattaatcaattattcATAAGTAATTATGTTTCTtgcttttatatttaaaataaataaggaacATAATTATACTTTTTCATTCAGATAAACAAACATGAACATTATTATGGCATTATCAATGCCACTTCTTGGCTATATGAGTCATGTGACAAGTTAAGattatctaataataatatatatatatcatgaacTCAAGTATGAGATGTTATTGTTAAATGGATGATATTTCAGTGCACCAATTGCAAGGTCCTTACATCTATTGCAGTGAGTGTATTCATTAATCCTACTTTTTGTCTAGTACTTCTCTCATAATAATGAGATTGTAATGTTTTTTGCAGGAGGGTCTGCGGAGGACAATTGAATCATTCACACAGTTGAAGGCTGGAAATCAACATAAAACTAAAAGAGAAGGTCCCTCAAAAGCTTCCAAAAATCTTGGAAGTGGAAGAAGTGTGAATAATCAACTAAATGTATCTAACTTCTTTGTTTGTTCAATGGTATatgtttttaactttatttgtcTAATGACATcatctttattatatatatacacttccTGGAGCATTGGTTTCAATTTGTAGGtttgaattaattaacaaaatagataacatattaaaaaaaatgcaaaacaacatcgattttggtCAATGTTGTAAGGTgcaaaacaacatcggttatgccaaaaccgatgttgtaagctGCATTACAACATTGATTTCTcccaaaatcgatgttatttttgcagtttttacatttttgtatatttctcaTTATACGACAtcgattttaataaaaatcgaTATTGTATGGTagatttcaacatcggtttttacaaccGATGCTAATGTTGATACTTTTAATGTCAGTGGATTCaacttcaattcaaaattaatgttaaatgtCCAAAATAACTGAGGTTAAATGtcaattttctagtagtgacaaTCTCTCACGGACATCCCTTTAGTTAGCGAATTGCTCTATCTTTAATGTGATCATTTTTCTTCCACTTAATATCCTATCCATGAAATATGATGTAGTCTCTTATAACATTCACAAACATTCTAACATTAAATTCCATCCCAACCTCCAAGTGCACATGTCTAAAATTGTTTTTTGCACTATACTGAACTTCTTGTTAGATAGTTGTAATTTTAGTTTGCATTCATGCAAATGTGTTGTGTATGAGATAATTGAGTTAGGTGTTTTACTTTTTGTGGATTAATTTGTCAGTAAGTTATATCCTTGAAGGAATAAAATGACAATAAGTTGTAATGTTCAGAGCCTAATTTGTCAACACTTCTTTTTAAATGGAGGGAGGAtactgtaataaaaaataaaacattcaatACTGACAATTTAGTTTATGATAAACATACTGACATATTAGTCTAATACAATCATTAATGACGTGACATCTTATCTATACTCATGGACTATAATGTAAGGATGTCACATGCCACATAGGCATAAACATGAATGTTAGCGACATGACTGATTTGCATATTTTTTGCACATTCaggaattaaattcaaatttcttatctTTCAGGGACCAAACTGTCAACACCTGACACTTTCATTGactaaaatgatatatatatatatatatatatatatatatatatatatatatatatatatatatatatatattgcactttcttttttcttaagaaatgaTTTAGAGATtaaatatattacattttaatttatttttatgttcatgaactttatatttttatagaagtaaacaactacaaatgaataaatattttttctctcaacatTTGTTTGGATTTTATGTCTTTAGAACATAAGGTGACAGTTAGTGTGTGTGGATTAGCATTTGTAGAAATAATTTAAGGTCAACacgaatttttttatagaattgtTATTAAGTAAATGTGATTTTTAGAGGAATGTGATTTTTgtatggatatatatatatatatatatatatatatatatatatatatatatatatatatatatatatatatatatatatatcccaaaCCGGCAACCGCCAAACAAACATCGGCCGACTATGCATGACCAATTGAAACCCTTCAGGCCCTTCAAGACATGGGTCTAaccaaatttccaaaaataatcaaaaaatcttGGGCAGACATTGCCTCAGAATCTGATGATGAATCTGAATCAAATTTACAAACAATGATCCAAAATGCATCAATGACAGAAACAACTACCAATCCTAAAGGGAAACTACCTTTAGCCAAAGCTCAAACACCACCTaccaaacaaactaacaattatattaataaaaataaatttgtaactGTTTTGCACATGGAACCtgaattttgggacaaaaatccCTTCAAGGCGACGGCCAAGGCTTTCCCACCAGGATTTCACTACAAACCAACCACCATCCTGAAGACAAGAactttttatgaattgatttggGTAGATTCAAATTCAGTAtttatcaaacatttcaaagacCCAAAAGACCAAACATTAAACACCCACTCCACAATCCAAATACTAAAAGTTCTTCAACCAAGACACTTTGGTTCGGACTTGAACAAAGGAAAGAGATTTTCAGTTCCATTTGATCCGGTAGGTTATACCTATTGGGATTATGTTGATGCTTGGACTAAGGTGTTTTGGCACCAAAATACCCGCTTCAAGCATTCATGGCTGATATATTTCAAGACCAATACAATTTACAATTTTCGCAATTGGTTTTTGCAATGGTGGGACTTCTTTGGACCAATCCCAGAGATATTCCCAGAAACAGTCCAACAAGGATTTGCTCAATTTGAGAGACAATAAAATTCGCAGGAATCACGAATTCCAGCAGATCTTAAATACTTTTCAAGCTTTGCATTGTCATGGATCTTCTCATGGCAATATCCTTACAGCAAGACTGAAAAGACAAACCAATATCCATCACTACAAAGACACACATTTGTAAAATGGTGGACACAATTTGACTCATCCAAAGCAGATCCAGAACAAGTAAAAGTCTGGTTCCAATCCCATCCAGAATTCCTCAAAGCAGCTAATCAAGAAACTTCTGTGTTTTTGAACCAAAAGTCTCATCTGGCAGCATTTTTAGCAGGATCGAAATCAAAGGAGGTCCTAGCTAAAAATCTAAAGGAAGTTCTACAAATGTTACAGCAGGAAGAAGAAGGTTCATcctcaaagaaggaagaaacaagttctgctgaagaagaagaagaagaccccTTTTACCAAAACGAAGATGATTGTTTTGGTATCTgtttagattaaatttaatttcggtCACAAAACCGTCTGTTTGTAATTAATGTGTAATTAATGCTGGACCATACAACCTGTCCTCTAGCCATTAAAGTCCCGGTCAAAACTACTTGTCTTGTAACAAGCAGTCAAATAGTCCCGGTCAAAACTACCGGCAACTACCGGTCTTAGGTTTTTGGCTATATAAGGAGTCCTCAAGTAGTGTTCAAACTAAATTGTtcgcaaaaaaaagaaaaactttttcatttattcaGATCCAAGAAGTTCTGTAACATATAGCCTTATGGAAATATTTCTATGGAACCAAATGAAGGCAAAGATATTAGAGAATGTTATAATCATGTCTAGACTATTGCGCTATTTTTCCCGTATCTCTTTTCGatcaaattcttcttcttcatcttcttcaagaaattCCAATTTATTAAGTGATCAAGATAACCAGACCCAAGAGGTCGCCCCCAAACACAATCTCTTCAATGAGGAAGTCCGATTCGAAGATATcaatcaaaacatggatgaCTGGAACATTCCAGAAATCCCTCAGGATCAACTATACGTTTCTGAAACAATTAAGGACAAACACAACTttgattacataatcaaaatagtagaaaaaaatattcctctaggacaagatataggggaagaatttcatttactttcaaaaaattcaatttatgaacataGCCGTAAGTATAAATATCTACACATCGGTTGTGTACAAGTAGCCATCAAGCCCTTAATTGACATGGGCATAGATGCAGCAGTTTTAATGTGTCTAAGAGATATTAGGCATAATAAATTTGAAGACTCCCTAATTGGAACAGTCGAAACCAGCCTAGGACAAGgtccaatatattttaattgttatccaaacaaaacagtgAGTCTGATGGACATAAACATTCTTGACTCCCTGTTCTTAAACATCCACTTTCATGGCcttgacatgaaagaaggatCGATCCCAACAACCTTAATTTATAGGATCCAATACAAGGTCATGAATACTTGTGCATCTAGAGTCCTGTTAAAACCTCAAAAAGGAGAAACAACTTTGTTTatcactgatatgacaaaggctaacgtttctctcccgagaaaaataaaatgggatgaAGTAACTCTTTCCGAAAGATGGGTTATGGATAAGGCCACACCGTCTGTTCCCCGACCCGCTCCAACCATAGAGCATATTAAGCAAGATAACTCCAGTAAGGTAGAAATAACCTTCAATAGGAGAAATTCTTTTTCATCAAGAATAGAAGCCTCTAGGTCTGAATATGAGATggctaaacaaaaaattagggaacttataaaaactaaatcctTAATTGAAGGCGTAGGTGACAATCATAGTGAATTACTAAACAAGATTGGTAGTTTACTTAAGGTCATTCCAGATACTCCCCAAACCTCAGAAAATACTTTCAAAATGGTAACAAGAAGtacctccaaattaattaatgttattaatgatAATAGTGGCCAAAACTCAGATAACACAACTGAGATAGGATCAGTgtcagaaaagaatataaatccaattaattccaaacactggaaaacaccctccaaattatattatcaacgtcCGACTACCCCTGACCTTCTATTAGAAGAAAGAGGCTAAacaattttaagagttttagtgcaaaaaacatctatgaatggaacatagatgcacaacggagtataacatcatgaatacactccaacaTATGACCATGGTAGCTACAGCTTACCAAACCTCCCATGAATGTTCGGAAGAGACCATTATAGATATCTTAGTGGCAGAATTTTCTAGACAACTGAAAggatggtgggataattatctcactaatgaagagaaataaaaaatttacagcgcAGTTAAGACGGATCTCAATGGAAAAGTCATTACTAATGACGA harbors:
- the LOC100797101 gene encoding 3beta-hydroxysteroid-dehydrogenase/decarboxylase; translation: MKAESEALVTKSNGTNGLLTCCICPSSIFGPGDSLLVPSLFDAARKGKSKFIIGDGNNVYDLTYVENVVHAHICVDRALVSKGPISEKATGEAYFITNMELMKFWEFMLVVVKGLGYECKTEKTNQYPSLQRHTFVKWWTQFDSSKADPEQVKVWFQSHPEFLKAANQETSVFLNQKSHLAAFLAGSKSKEVLAKNLKEVLQMLQQEEEGSSSKKEETSSAEEEEEDPFYQNEDDCFGICLD